In Rhinolophus sinicus isolate RSC01 linkage group LG01, ASM3656204v1, whole genome shotgun sequence, the genomic stretch CAGAGGATTAATAAACAGACAAACTGATGTTGATCCTGCTGTGAGCTActttgccaaattgctttctTCCCCAGCAGCTGGCAGGAAATAGCCAGCACCAAgggggaggaagtgggggagggatgTGTATGTGAGAGAGCTGAGAACACCAGCTAATGAGGATGGGCAGGTAGGATCCTAGGCACCTAGAGGGGCCTGAccaaggagaggggagggagagctcCGAAGGGAGATGGGCAGGGGACAATAGGTGGGGGAACTACAAGGGCACCCCTTAAAGTGCATTTAGACcacaatttgcttatttttattttgaacgtTGTCCTAATAATCAAAAAGATGTTGTCAAACTTGATGTAATTTACATATGAAAGCAATAGGGTTtgctttttttagattttatttaaatgctttattttttattaacaactttattgagataatttgCATAAcacaaaattcacccttttaaagtgtctAATTCAATGGGTTTTAGTACATGCACAGTTTTGCGACCATCACCGCcgtctaattttagaacattttcaacatCCAGGAAAGAAACCCTGTGCCCGTTTGATGTCACTCCCTGTCTCCATGCCCCTACTGCACCCCCACACTGGGCAACCACTGATTTCTTTCCGTctctagatttgcctattctgaacgtgtcgtataaatagaatcatgcaatatgtggtcttttgttacTGGACATGTCATATAAATAGAAGCATGCAATATGTGGtcgtgactggcttctttcactcaacatgttttcaaggttcattcacattgtagcatgtgtcagtactttattcctttattccttctaataatattccattgtatttgtataccacattttgcttacccatttgtcagttgatggatagttgggttgttttcacttttcggCTATTATACATAATAGTGCTGTGAATATCTGTGTACGAGTTTTTGTGTACTTagatattttcagttctcttgggtatgtacctaggagtCATATAGTAACTCCacgtttaactttttgaggaactaacaaactgctttccaaagcagTGGTGAAGTTTCCTAATGTTACTGGTGGCTCACATGCAGAGGAAGGCTTGTTCCTCAGAATTcactttggcttttaaaaattaatactcaaTTTCttagttaaaatgttttaatttttaaaacatttcaaaaactttaaaattcaacTTATAGTCatgtcattcttctttttttttagtcatATCATTCTAATCATAAATCTACTGAATATTAATAACTTCTAAGGGGGCTTTGATTACTAATTGgtcctttttttaaagttaaaacctCTTTCAGCAGCTTATATTGCCCTTATTCTTTCTATACActgggggtgtcaaaaatgtgtccccatgacttgtattcatcttttgttattggtatatattgagtattacaattttaatacagtgttttcctttcttaaaatgtgtgtacatttttttggcagcctctgtatatGTAGATTACtgtatttccttttgtaaagCAATTGATTgctatatgttaattatatctcagaaaagctggaaaaaaaataagaaagaagaattcaattctcttaaaaaaattttttttaattggggaatattgggggacactgtgtttcttcagggcccatcagctccaagtcattgtccttcaaactagttgtggagggcacagctcagctccaagtccagccacCGTTTGTTGTTGAGCGCTAGTGCTCTAAGTGgctgctctaacccactgagccatccactgcccctctggaagctcagctgcagctcgttgtcttcaggcTGATTGGGGAGGGCGCAgttctctggcccatgtgggaatcgaaccggcaaccctgttgttaagagctagtgctctaaccaactgagctatctggctgcccccaaaatttttttaaataaaacaattgacTGACAGACCAGCCTCCCAAGTGCTTTTATTGCAATCTAAtaagtaaacatataaatatagtacatttgaaagttttttaaaaatgtttttacaatcacagtgataatttaacttcaaAGAACAGTCTAAATCAACTATGCAATTGCCTCATTTAAATTAGAATCTCCAGGGCTATCTCTTAAGCACCCTACCAtgccaaattattttaaacatttcaagaaCTTGAAATACCAAATATGCACCATGTAACACAAAAAATAGTAACACTGTTTGTTTCTCTTAAAGCTATTCTACACGTAATTCTAAATCGTCCTGAAGTTGATAGATAGTTACCTAGTAGGAAGCTATTTGAAGATTACCTTCCCAAGTAAATGGCAGGGGGTGGCGACGCGGGGGACACAGAACTCCTTAGGTGACTTGATGAGGCTTCATGTCAagatttgccttttatttatttaattttaaactacagttgacatacaatattatattcgtttcaagtgaaaacatagtgattagctatttatataccttataaagtgatcacctcGATACAtcagtacccatctgtcaccggacatagttattacaatattattgactccgttccttatgctgtactttccatTCCCGTGGCTTATTATacaactggcagtttgtacttcttaatacccttcacctttttcacccatcccctcacctcctgccaatgtttttcttttctgggaccGTAACTATCAGTCTGAGCCCCTTTTTATAGCCACTATGACACAGACTCTAACACTTATAAGGTGGGGCTCACAGAGCCCACAACCTGGGGTTTGCGTACAGCATAATTCAATTTTCAAGCTTTTGTCTCTAATTACTACCCATGTTATGGTACCACTTGTTTGGGTTCAATGTATCATCTGtttattgcttcatttttctctgaattctgtcttactctggagccagacttcctTGGGTTGAGTCCTAGCTCTGCCAGTtactcgctgtgtgaccttgggaagacATTTAACCTctcggtgcctcagttttcttagcCATAAAACGGAGGGGAAAAGTACCTGCTCACAGGGTTATTCTGAACACTGAGCTATGTGTGTGAGGCCCtatggaacagtgcctggcctatGGTTGGCAGGGTCATGAGTTTGTTGTGATTGTCGCTCTGATCTCCATCACTGTTACATGTCAGGGCTCCAACGTGTAGTGCTGTTCACACAGCATCTAGTTGGGTTCTGTGCATGTGAGGCCATGTCTGATTCAGAGCCACAACTTCTaaggtaattctttttttaaaaatataattttattagtttcaggtgcacaagacaaagcaaaacttagacgtttatcatttatatccctcacactgtgtgaacccccctccccccatccactatccctctgacatcacacagagccattacatttccactgtctctattcctaatgctgtactccgcttcctgtaaccgtatacatacatatatacatatatatacatatatatacatatatatatatatatataatatatatatatatatatatatatatatatttatagttggcattcattattgttcagcttcaggtgtaccatGCAGAgaccaggcatctacatcatccctgaggtggtctcccaaatgggacacatgtccatcggataccctacaaaatctttacattattgattatgttccccaaattaattttcaaaaccccgtggccatcttgtggttaccgactattttctaaatctctcaccttcccccttatccccacccccctgcccctgtagcaaccctcagtttttcctctatgtctccaaaactgtttctgattagttcattcacttattcttttctttagattctgcatataagtgagatcatatggtatttgtctttctctgacttatttcacttaacataatgttctctaggtccatccatgttgttgcaaatggtaagatttctttcttctttatggctgcgtaatactccattgtataaatataccacagtttcttaatccagtcatctactgatgggcatttcggttgtttccatgtcttggctattgtgtatagtgctgcaataaacacaggagtgcataaagatttttgaattggagttttgaaTTTccccggatagatacctaggagtgggattgctggatcattaGGTAGCtccgttttcagatttttgagatacctccatactgttttccatagtggctacaccaatccgcattcccaccaacagtgcacaagagttctcttttctccacatccgcgccaccacttgttgtttgttgatttattgatgatagccattttgactggggtgaggtggtatctcattgtggtttttatttgcatttctctgatggttagtgaggttgagcatttcttcatatgtctgtttgccatctgtatgtcctttttagaaaaatgtctcttcatgtcctctgcccattttttaattgggttgtttgtttttttggagttgagttgagtgagttttttataaatttgtgatattaaccccttatcagatatatcattggcaaatatcttttcccattcagtaggatccctttttgttttattgatgatttcctttgctgtgaaaaagctttttagtttgatgtaatcccacatgtttattttttctcttacttcccttgcgcgaggggatatatcagtaaaaatctcaCTCCGGGTAATGTGTGTGAAGTTTCTAAGGTAATTCTAATGACCCATGTCATCCCCTGCCTTTTAAGAACGTCAAATGCTCCCTCTGCTGGACAATACCTCTGGCTAACACATAGTTCCTACCATTTCCTCTAAGGTCTGGGTATTTAGTGAAATGGATTGATGGCCCTTTAAGAGTTGGTAGCTAGCACCCCGTTACCATGGAGACAGCTGGATACAGACTCTGTAGCAGACAGCAGGCAGCATGTCCTCTAAAGTTCAATCCACAGGTAGGAAGAGGGCTGCTGGTGCTAGAAAGGGGAGGGCCATCTTCTCCCTCACAATCCACCCTGGGGCTGCCTTGGCGGATTATGTTCTTGGAACCCCTGTCCTACCCATTTCCTTCTCCCCAAGGTCTGCCATCTTGTCCTCTCCTCCCCATGTAGGCCCCAGAGCCAAGGACCACCAGGCCTCAGCCCCAGAGAGTCTGCCACCCCCAGAGGCCAATGCTGAAGCCATTCACTTCCTCAACTCCCTCAGTGAGCCTGGGCTATGGGTGTGTGGTGGGGGCCAGGGCACACGTCTGGAGAGGACCGAAGAGAGAAGGCCCAGACCTGGCCCTGTCTCTCTCAGCCTTGATTCTCCTGGGACTCAGAAAGGGTTgatatttgttgatatttttcaaaggaagacCCCAGGGCCATGGGGTGGTGGGAGTGCGCCTTCACCTGCTGGCTGCTGGAGAGGCCagtggaggggaggcaggggctgcCTAGAAGACgtggatggggagggggtgggacacTGGAGGCCAGGGGTCAGAGAGTTGAGGCCTAAGAGCTGGGCTTTCTCTGTCCCCACGGAACCCTCACCCTAGGGCAGGAGGAGCTACAGATGCTGTTTTTCTCCGAGACTCTGGCCATGGTCTCCAACACAGGGGAGCCTCAGGGAGAGCTGACCATTGACGTGCAGAGAGGGAATCACAAAGACGTCTCGGGTGACCTGTTGCATTGCCCCCTCGTGCATGCCTACAGCAAAGGCTTCATGGACAAGACGCTCTGTGGAAACTCTCTCCTGGGTAGAGTCCCTGCTGCCTGACGCCCTTCACCACATCCTTCCTCTACTGCCTCCACCCCATCCCAGGACCTTTACTCAGGACCAACCCTTGGACTTCCTCTTGGGACCAGAATGAGGCACAGAGGgtgtgtgggaggtggggggtgacAGGGACGTTAATCACAGCTACAGACTCAAGACTAGAGCACCGCTTAGTTTTTCCTGTAGCCACACAATACCCAAATCCTCCAGCCTGAGCCACCACGCTCCTCTCCTGCAATCCTCAACCCTGTCTCCTGTGACAGaactcttcccctccctccacctcagGCTATCTCTCATGGAACTTGGAGATCAAGGAACAACATAGTCAGGAGTTCATCAAGGTACCTCCTGGGGCCTCCAACCTTGACCCTAATCCAGGCTGACAGAATAGAGAccctggagggaggggtgagAGGAAAGGGGAACTCAGTGAACTGTCACCCTACCTTTTTCTCCAGTTACCCTGAGATTCTCCCACCACACACAACTTGGAAACCAGTCCATCCAGGGGACTGGAGATCAGCAGCTTGCTTCTGATGACCTTCTCCTAATCTACAAAGGCTCGGTCCCGCCCCTGCCTCTGGACCCCTTCTAGGCTGAGAGCCTAGCAGCTTCCTGGTCAGCCCATGCGGGCTGACCTTTCCCAGAGCCTGGCCTTTTCCAAGGGCCTGTCACCACTTCACTTCCAAATTCTCCCGCTCTGTGCCCCTCACAACCAGCCCCAGCCACTTCATTAACTTCTGGAATGTGACCGGTTTACACATTGGAAGCTACTCTTGCCTAACGACCTCCCCACAGAAACCATAATCTGACTTCTATTCCTGGGCTTTATTACATGTGGAAAGTTTTCTATCCAAAACTcctcttggttttctcatttatgaagAAGAATGGATAAGGTGATCTGTGGGGAGTCCTGTTCTTATACAATCTGGTTAGTCCCTGATTCTCCTGTCCATGTTCTGGTCCTTAGTTTCACATCCTCCCCATGGAACGGAAGGTGAGTTTGCTAAAGCAGGCGGACCAGCTGGCCATGACCAGAAGGATCAAGGAGGGTGAGGTGAGTGGGAGCCATCCTCCACATCCTCTTGAAACCAGGAGCAGGGGCCAGATTATGTCAGGCTgggagcctggagtggggacTCAGCGAGGACCCCACGCCCAACACCTGGCTTGTCTACCCTCTCTGCCCCTTCCCAGCGCAACATTCCTAACCCAGATTTGTCCTGAACAGGAAGTGAAGACCGAAGTGACGTTTTTCCCCTGGCACTCAGTTGCGGGCTTCATCTCCGAATCTGCCAACCTACTGTTGCTGAGGGTGATGGCCTGGCGGCGGATGGTGCCCAGTGATGCCCGCTTCCTGGCCTTGGACACGGAGGGCAAACTCTGCTATTCCACCTACGTGAGGGGTCTCCCCAGGCAGGGGACTTGACCTGGGGGCAAACTAGAAGGGGCATGGCGAACACTGAAGTGGGAGAAGAGACAGCTGTGGAGTGGAagagggggtgggatggggataAAACTGGGGCCAGGGGGTGGGATTTCCAAAGGCAGGAGAACGCAAGACTGTATTTGTTCGAGAGAAGATCAAGTGTGGGGCAGGTGGAGTGAGTGAGAGGGACAAAAGGTGTGAACAGTTGAGGGAAGCAACAGTTTTTGCACAAAAGTCAGtccaagagaaataaacatcATGGGGGGCTGCTTTTAAAGACATATATTTAACATCAGGCAATGCAATATCTCCAAGTGCGcttaaatattcttttactaTGGCTAAACCCTGGTAAGGgtgtttcttctttataaattttattttgtctaatttttcatAATCAACATACGTAGGACTTCCTGCAATATGTGATTTTAAAGCTGCTCCTCTGAACACACACTTTGCGGGCAGATTTGACTAACTTTGTAAATGACCTTCTAGTCTTCTCTCTCAGAAACCTGACAAACAGCAAGTGTTTGACACAAACAGGCACATGCCATTTCCCCCCACTTTCTTTGAAACATGTGTCTTATGTTAGCATTCCCCCCCAACAGCTGCATGGGCCTGAAGTGACCACAAATCTCagtctagtcccactccccagagcctccctgccccccaccactcCAATAGCCCATGCCCCTCCCTACTCACACCTGATTGGTTAATCCTCATCCCTGTAACAGAATCTACCATCTAGAAGCACTTGGTGATGGAGAGGGGATAGGGAGGGGTTGGGATAGGATCCGGCTATTTATGAAAGGACCCTTAACTCAAATCTTGTAGTAACTGAGTGTCTGGAGAACCAAGCGTTGCTTATCACTGGTGAACAAGGAATGAAGCTGCAAGACGGAGAGAAGGGCCAGGGTGAGATTTGGGGGGAGACCCTGGTAGGCATCCATctcacctccttccctccattttgGCTGCTGCCAGCAAGCCCTGGGCTCCCAGACCATCCAGGTGGACCATCAGCAGGTGGAAGTGTTCATCGTGGAACAGACTGTACACTCCGAGGAGGGCATCCCCATGTCCTGCCAGTTCTACCTGCTGCCTGATGGGTGAGCTACTGACCCGGGGCCAAGGGGGGCAGCGTTGAGCACAAGCCTGGGTGCTCGGCGATGGAGGCTGCTGGGGCCAAGGACGAGTACCGCTTCTGGGGACACCACCAAGAAGAGTTGCTGTTGAGATCTAAGTGCCCCTGCTTTACCCACCTCATTCatcctttcttcatttgttcattctccTGATTCTCACCGTGCCTCCCAAACCTCACCAAAGAGCCCTAAATGGCTGAGGACTTTCACTCCACCTCCACGGGGCCTAAAGCAGCTGCCATGGGTGTTGGGTGTCACTTTGAAAAACGCCAAGGTTTGAACAACTCAACATACAATGAAAATCAACATGCTGGGTGGGAGAAGCATTCTGGCACCCTGCCCAGCTGTCACCAGCAAAGCACAGGCACCAAACCATGAGAAAATTCAGGAGTGGGGGAAGAATTTGCCTTTTGACACTTCCAAAGAAGTATTGACATAGTCACTACACCGGAAAAAAGTAATCAGAATGTCCTTAGCCTTCCTTGCTTCATAACTTAGCTGTTTCTATTTTGCGTGTCACATATAGCAGGAGGGTCATGAATTTTTCAGTGCTTATATCTCTCAAGGTCCCAGTCCAGCCCTGGCACACTGCGTGCATCTCTAGGGGTGGGACCAGTACCCACCTTGAAAAGCAGGGGCTGTTATCTGGGGATCTAGAAATGAACTTGACCTGGAAACTCAAAGACAAGTGGGGGATTGGCAGGGATACAGAAGTAAAGCGAAGCCCCCAGGACAGCTCTCAAGGGAGTGGGTATAGACACACCTTCTCCTGTGTTGCTCTCCAGGCACCTGGCCAAGAGAGTCCAGGTGGGCTTCCCCGGCTGCTGCGTGGTCACCAAGATGCCCATCATTAGGGAGGAGGGTGAGTGAAGCCTCTGGCTGGTGGAGAGTGAAGGGGAAACCTGGGCGCAGGGGCTGGATTGAGTGTCATGGTTGGGTTCCTGGCCAGAGGTCATCACATGGAGAAGCTTTGCCTTCCAGCCAGACTTCATGACAATTAGGGGAGGATCATTTTGCTGGAACCCCCTTCCAGAAACTCTACCCATATGGGCAGAACCCTGGGGTTTTACCTGAGCCTGCAGTTTGGGTGTTCTTGGGCACCCTGTGCATCCAAGAAAGGTTCTGGGGTGGGGGTACacatccttcctccctcccacccagatGAGATTGAGCCTCGCCCGGTGTTTGAGAAGAAGCCCCTGATGTGGGAGGAGGACATGGAGCTATACTCGAGGTTCCTGGATCGGAAGGTGAAGAGAGGCTGCAGCCCGGGGTCCCATTCTCACCCCCTTCCCCGCCCACCAACATAAATTCCACCAATACTGATCACTCTTCGTGCCCGGTTGCAATGCACAGCCCAGGAGGCTGCGAGGTCTCAATGTCCCTAATCGCTCCTTGGAGCGAAGTAGGGCGCTTCCCAGGGCGCGGGGGTCGTGGGTCTGGCTCAGGCTCCGTCCCCGCCAGGAGCAGCTGCGCCTCAGCCACACCAGGTACCTGCAGCAGCATCCGGAGGCCAAAGCGATCGTCTCCGACTTCCTGCTCTTCCTGCTGCTGCGCCAGCCGGCCGACGTGGTCACCTTCGCCGCCGAGCACTTCGGCCCCTTCGCGTTGAGCTGGCCGCCCACCCCTGGCTTGCGCTCCTCCAACCGGCCCAGCCCCTTCGGCTTGCTGGACCCGGAGTTCCTCTAGGCCCGGAGCGCGGCTGGACTTGGGCCCCGCGGGCGGGTACTGGGCAGGAAGCCGGCGCCGCCCGGCTGGGACGCGGGCGGGACGCACCCGGGACGCGCACCTTCTGAGCTGCGGTTTCGTCTTGGCTAAGAATAGAAACCACGAAGAGCGTTAAACGAGCGATTTTCAGCCTTTCTTCCTAAACgctattatcatcattatccccgttttacagataagaaaatagagacacagaaagattaagtaactcgCAGAGTTAGCACGTGCGAAGCAGGATTCAAACCTGGAGGTTGGATTCCAAAACCCACCCTCTTGGTCACTAGGTTAGCAGGGGTGGAAGGGTGGGGCTTCTTGGCACCCAGATCTTTCTGGGTACCACTTAGCATGACTGCGcgatcccccccaccccaaagaaaaagagaagatgacGTGCGGGGAGGGGGTGATGGGGAAGGGATTTGGACCATCACTGGCTTTGCTCATCTCCTCCCAAGTCTCCCAAACTCTCCCTCCCCTGATATTCTCCCTCTCCCAAACATTCCCACTGATATGCAGGAACCCCCAAACTGCGGGCAGAGTCCCCATTTGCCGGCTCCGGGAGAAAAAAGGACGGACAGGTCACCACCGCCTCCTTTAAGCGCCTTGCTTCATGTCAGCCTGTGCAGGGGCTTGTTTCTGCCCAGTGCTGGCTGCTGCTCAGTAGCAAATATCAGGCAAACTGCCCCGAGGCAGCTGGCAGTGAGGATGCAGGATCCACCATCTGTCAAGTCATTCACGGGACCTGCTATTTCGAGAGGAGGGACTCAGAGAAGCTTTGCACTCTGGGGAATAATATGAGCCAATATCAACAaggctggggtgaggggtggtCCATGACCCAGGAATCAGGGAAGGCAGGCTTCATGGAGAACTGTAGCTTGAGTTGAGCcttaaagaatttttaataatatattttattgtccCCTACccttatttcaaaagaaatattaacaCATGTTcatcagagaaaaattaaaaaggggtggtaacccaaaggaaaaaagtgaattcACCTCAATTCCCCTGCCTAGAGGCAGCTGTTCTTAACATATTAGCAAACAGTCTTTCTCTCTActcttttttctatgcataaaGGGGGCTGGTGTTTCTTCAGCATTTACTCTGTCaagcgcttttttttttttaaagattttattggggaaggggaacaggactttattggggaacagtgtgtacttccagggctttttccaagtcaagttgtcatatcagtcttagttgtggagggtgcagctcagctccaggtccagttgcctgtttgttagttgcagggggcttaGCCCACCGTTCCCTGCGGgagtgaactggcaaccttgtagttgagcgcccgtgctccaaccaactgagccatctggcactggcccatgtggagatcgaaccagcagccttcagtgttaggagcatggagctccaactgcctgagcctcTGGGACGGCCCAAGCACTTTTATATAGAATGTTTGATCTGGTCTACGGCTCCAAGGGAcgttatttattttaacaaaagtaaaatcatatagtaaTAGATGCTCATTAACCAGTAATTGCATACTTAATTACATTCTTGAAAAGTTTCAAACATTAGATAACATACAGATAAAGCTGGAATCTCCCTAGATTCCCACCCCAATCTCCTCgtgttttgtaacttttttttttttaaggtataacTCACTGGCTCtgtttcatttaacaatatattttgaaaatatttccctaTCATTACACAGTCTTCTATTTTGCATGGCTTTGCCATAACGTAACCAATCTCtatcccttcctccctttttatttatttatttagttttctatcATAAACAATGTTACGTTGAACTTCCTTGTAGCTAAATCGTTGCATACATCAACATTTATTTCCTTAAGGATATATTCTGAGAAGTGCAGTCATCAAATCGACATttaggcttttgtttgttttaacatatACCAAACAGGAGGCCAACTAGGCCAGAGCACAAGAGGGCAAGAGAGGCTGGTGATGAGGGTGCTCAGTCATtgtgaggcaggcagggctggacCACAGAAGGCCCTCGCTTGTTCTTTTACTCTGTGGAGAACTGAAACTGAATCTGACCCAGCCCAGTGCACCCAGAATATGCATGCAGAGATCCCAAGATCCCCCTGAGCCCCTGATATTCTGTAGCagtgggagagaggggagggccTTCCTCTGCTGAGCTGTCTTTCATCAAGTGACTTGGGAAGGAGTCCAGCCACTTCCCTGCCAGATCTGTGACACTCATGTCAAAACTGGTTTGTTTTTAGATCACAACATTTGTCCCTGGAACTTCTATGACCCCCTCCTCTTGCTTAGTAATACCAAGATATATATTTCtctgaacaaagaaaaaacaaatgttggGCACTTCTGAAGAGCCGGGGACTAGGCTAGGATGTGGGACTGCTAGGGGGGCATCAGGGTTGGGTTCTGCTGCATGGCACACAGACTAGAAGAGACGAGACGTCATTCAAGGATCCCATGGATAAATGTAGACCATGGAAAGTGCTAACAAGGAAATGCATACATGCAATTTAGAGTGTTTAATGCTGACTTGATCTAGTGTGGGAGCCCAGGGAAGCAGAGGGAAATGAATCATAATAAAAGAGCAAGCCCTATGTAGCACTTACTATTCTAATCCCTTGACACATGATAATTCATATGATTCTCACAACACCCCTATCTGGCGGGTtctattattatacccattttacagaggagagaaAGGTTAAGGTCAAGGCGCACACCTGgttaatggcagagccaggatttggacccagggAGTCTGGCTCAGGTCCATGTATGAATCCACTCTGACAAACAGATCAATTGCcagaacagagaagagagatCTTCCTGCTTTAGATACATCCAGAGTAGGCTTGACTGTATactgtcttttcctttccccaggCTCCCAGAAACTGTTCCACTCCCTATTGCATTGTCACTGACAGCAGCTTCACTGCTGTGAGTTGCCTAAGTAGACAGGGAGGGCACTGTGCTGAGGGAGCACACAGCCTGGCCCTGGAGAGATCCAGGAAGGCTGCTTGGAGGAAGTCACACCAGACCTGAGTCCTGAAGGAAGGCAAAGGGTGTGGAGGATGTTTGAAGCAGAAGCAGCATAGGCAAAGTCCTGGAGGTGAGAAGGCACGAGCAGTGAATGTCTGCGCAAAGGCAAGCGGGTTCAGGACGAGATGATGAGGGATCTGGGAACCCAAGTAAAGCGTTGCCAGAATCTGGGACACTGAGAGACCCTGGAGGTGAGTTAGGCAAATGCCTGAATGCGTTTTTTTCCCTCCCACAAGAAGCCAGAATGAGAACAGATAACCAAAGAACAATGCCACAGATAGGTGAAGTCTTACAAGAAGAATCTcacattttgacattttatgaCAAAATGGAAAACCAGGGCTGGGAAGGCCCTTGGAAGTTACAGACATGGCCTTATGAATCTTGGTCATGCTCCTCACTTTAATAATCCTTTGGTTAAATCTGCTGTTTCTCCAAAACCAGAATTTGTGACAAAACCCATTCTTGTTCATTGGGTggtttccctttttgttttatgataCTCATAAATTGTCCTCTGCTATTTAACCATCACA encodes the following:
- the CATIP gene encoding ciliogenesis-associated TTC17-interacting protein isoform X1, with protein sequence MSSKVQSTGPRAKDHQASAPESLPPPEANAEAIHFLNSLRQEELQMLFFSETLAMVSNTGEPQGELTIDVQRGNHKDVSGDLLHCPLVHAYSKGFMDKTLCGNSLLGYLSWNLEIKEQHSQEFIKFHILPMERKVSLLKQADQLAMTRRIKEGEVSGSHPPHPLETRSRGQIMSGWEPGVGTQRGPHAQHLACLPSLPLPSATFLTQICPEQEVKTEVTFFPWHSVAGFISESANLLLLRVMAWRRMVPSDARFLALDTEGKLCYSTYQALGSQTIQVDHQQVEVFIVEQTVHSEEGIPMSCQFYLLPDGHLAKRVQVGFPGCCVVTKMPIIREEDEIEPRPVFEKKPLMWEEDMELYSRFLDRKEQLRLSHTRYLQQHPEAKAIVSDFLLFLLLRQPADVVTFAAEHFGPFALSWPPTPGLRSSNRPSPFGLLDPEFL
- the CATIP gene encoding ciliogenesis-associated TTC17-interacting protein isoform X2 — its product is MSSKVQSTGPRAKDHQASAPESLPPPEANAEAIHFLNSLRQEELQMLFFSETLAMVSNTGEPQGELTIDVQRGNHKDVSGDLLHCPLVHAYSKGFMDKTLCGNSLLGYLSWNLEIKEQHSQEFIKFHILPMERKVSLLKQADQLAMTRRIKEGEEVKTEVTFFPWHSVAGFISESANLLLLRVMAWRRMVPSDARFLALDTEGKLCYSTYQALGSQTIQVDHQQVEVFIVEQTVHSEEGIPMSCQFYLLPDGHLAKRVQVGFPGCCVVTKMPIIREEDEIEPRPVFEKKPLMWEEDMELYSRFLDRKEQLRLSHTRYLQQHPEAKAIVSDFLLFLLLRQPADVVTFAAEHFGPFALSWPPTPGLRSSNRPSPFGLLDPEFL